The stretch of DNA TTGGCGAGAAAGCGAAGACGATATAGGCAGAAAAGAGTTAGAGAAGTTTATTGAATTTATTCTTACAATGAAACTCAAAAGAAAAACTATTCATTCTGTTTATGATGAATATAATAACTATATTTTTGGAAAATATTTCAAAAAAGGAGAGGAGTTCATAAATTATTTAAAGAAGATTGCTGATATTTATGAGCACTATGTACGTAATCCAATAAATATAGATGATGAAAATAAGTACAGAAGCCTTATAAATTTAATGGTGAATTATATCCCATTTGATGATTGGGTACCACCGCTAATATACTTTTACGAAAAGTATGGAGATTGTTACCAAAGTAAGTTGATGAATAGCTTTTTAACAAATTTTCTCTATGTTCTTGAAAGGAGAACTGTTATTGACTGGGTGTTGGGTCTTACATTCACTAAGAGATTACTAAGTTTAATAGGAGTGGTTAATATTATTGATGAGAATGAAGATCCCGAGAAAGTTATTGAAGCAATAAAAAATGGATTGTATAAAGAGAATTTGAAAATTGCTTTCAAGGAAAAAGTAAATGGGATCGATTTTTACAATGAAAGTTTCGCTAAATATCCCCTCCTTATGATAGATTTAGAATATGTAGATAAAAGTAATTTTGGAGGGTACAAGGAACCTATAACAATCGAGCGCATACTTCCTCAAAATCTACCTGAAAATAGTAAATGGATAGAAAAATTCTCTGAAGAGGAAATGCAAGAGTGGAAAAACA from Caldisericum sp. encodes:
- a CDS encoding DUF262 domain-containing protein, whose protein sequence is MPNFQRSFSWRKDNFSELFEDIYAASDENQEEYFLGSIILQREGESRTYSIIDGQQRLTSIAILLAVMRDKTKDENLRQSIQESLYEKGDKFKRIPLSFRIKMWKDLSDYKKYIYEMSKTNLYVEEFESGKIKYTDKKDPRYSLYEEIKTFSEEYAEKFTGNPGSEGKFVEYLFSNVYLVNIWTRELPYAIKLFNVLNTTGLPLTTADILKAVNLAAIDEYKRAKYAEIWRESEDDIGRKELEKFIEFILTMKLKRKTIHSVYDEYNNYIFGKYFKKGEEFINYLKKIADIYEHYVRNPINIDDENKYRSLINLMVNYIPFDDWVPPLIYFYEKYGDCYQSKLMNSFLTNFLYVLERRTVIDWVLGLTFTKRLLSLIGVVNIIDENEDPEKVIEAIKNGLYKENLKIAFKEKVNGIDFYNESFAKYPLLMIDLEYVDKSNFGGYKEPITIERILPQNLPENSKWIEKFSEEEMQEWKNKIAILFCSGEKRIFILEL